The Panacibacter microcysteis genome includes a window with the following:
- the argH gene encoding argininosuccinate lyase, whose translation MKLWAKNTASLKEVEQFTVGKDREFDLLLAPFDVLGNIAHAKMLATIGLLTLDEADQLTTELRHIYATTQAVDDTRFTIHSNIEDVHSQVEYLLTEKLGDTGKKIHSARSRNDQVLVDVKLYLRSELEKTVHSVYAFFELLIKQSEKFKTHLLPGYTHLQLAMPSSFGLWFGAYAESLADDTVALKAAFDVVNKNPLGSAAGYGSSFPVNRTLTTRLLGFADLNYNVVYAQMGRGKAERMVAAALANIADTLSRLSMDACLFLNQNFGFISFPAELTTGSSIMPHKKNPDVFELIRSYCNRIKALPNEILMMTTNLPSGYHRDLQLLKEHLFPAFETLRSCIDMAGLMLSNMEVKENILEDERYQYLFSVEEVNKLVLQGTPFRDAYKKIGLDIEAGNYTYSTHVAHTHEGSIGNLCNDHITANMKKIIDSFPFSDYHQAFGHLLGK comes from the coding sequence GTCGTTAAAAGAAGTAGAACAGTTTACTGTTGGCAAAGACCGTGAATTTGATTTGTTGCTGGCACCTTTTGATGTGCTGGGAAATATTGCGCATGCAAAAATGCTCGCTACCATCGGGCTGCTTACCCTTGATGAAGCAGACCAGTTAACAACGGAGTTGCGGCATATTTATGCAACAACACAGGCTGTAGATGATACACGGTTTACTATACACAGCAATATTGAAGATGTGCATTCGCAGGTTGAATACCTGCTGACAGAAAAGCTTGGCGATACCGGTAAAAAAATACATTCTGCACGCAGCCGCAACGACCAGGTGCTGGTAGATGTAAAACTGTACCTGCGTAGCGAGCTGGAGAAAACCGTGCATTCCGTTTATGCTTTCTTTGAATTGCTCATAAAGCAAAGTGAAAAATTTAAAACACACCTGCTGCCGGGCTATACACATTTACAGCTTGCCATGCCTTCTTCTTTTGGGCTTTGGTTTGGCGCGTATGCAGAAAGCCTGGCAGACGATACTGTAGCGCTAAAGGCAGCATTCGATGTGGTCAATAAAAATCCGTTGGGTTCCGCTGCAGGCTATGGTTCTTCATTCCCGGTAAACAGAACGTTGACCACCAGGCTGCTCGGTTTTGCAGATTTAAATTACAACGTTGTGTATGCGCAAATGGGCCGCGGCAAGGCAGAGCGCATGGTGGCTGCTGCACTCGCCAATATTGCAGATACACTGAGCCGCCTTAGTATGGATGCCTGTTTGTTCCTCAACCAGAATTTCGGTTTTATCAGTTTCCCGGCAGAGCTTACCACAGGCAGCAGCATTATGCCGCACAAAAAAAATCCTGATGTGTTTGAGCTCATCCGTTCTTACTGCAACCGCATCAAAGCATTGCCCAACGAGATCCTGATGATGACCACCAATCTTCCATCCGGTTATCACAGAGACCTGCAGTTGCTCAAGGAACACCTCTTTCCTGCGTTTGAAACCTTGCGCAGTTGTATAGATATGGCAGGGCTTATGCTAAGTAATATGGAGGTAAAAGAAAACATTCTCGAAGATGAACGGTACCAATACCTCTTCAGCGTAGAAGAAGTAAATAAGCTTGTGCTGCAGGGCACACCTTTCCGCGATGCATATAAAAAAATCGGGTTGGATATTGAGGCAGGCAATTACACTTATTCAACACACGTGGCACACACGCACGAAGGCAGCATCGGTAATTTGTGCAACGATCATATAACCGCTAACATGAAAAAAATAATAGACAGTTTCCCGTTCAGCGATTATCATCAGGCGTTCGGTCATTTACTCGGTAAATAA
- a CDS encoding CoA-acylating methylmalonate-semialdehyde dehydrogenase — protein sequence MKYPLVQNYINGKFVNAGTGTTLPVISPLDGNLLSVVPLSATADLDQAVEAARAALPVWSRMPVKERVQVFFRYKTLLERDLQQLASLISEENGKTIGESVAEVEKCIELTEFACSIPQLVTGEILEVSKGVECRTERVPVGIVASIVPFNFPAMVPNWTIPNALALGNCMIIKPSEKVPLTLAKIALLLKEAGLPDGVFNIVNGDHTIVNAICAHPSIHAVTFVGSTKVAKHVYRQATQQLKLCLALGGAKNHLIVLPDAKADMTAQNVVASMSGCAGQRCMAASAMVAVGGVDHIIQKICDEAKKVIPGTNLGAVINKAAQQRIEQYITEAEQQGAKILVDGRKAVVEGKEDGSYVGPTVIDFVTPGMAVAKEEIFGPVICIMRADSLDEAISIENSNIYGNAASVFTQNGSYARYVIERASAGMIGVNVGVPVPREPFSFGGWNESKFGTGDITGRSSIEFFTKLKKSTVKWNPEAGVNWMS from the coding sequence ATGAAATACCCGCTGGTGCAAAATTATATCAATGGCAAATTTGTAAATGCCGGTACCGGTACCACACTGCCTGTTATTTCTCCTTTGGATGGTAATCTGTTATCTGTGGTGCCATTATCAGCAACGGCAGACCTCGATCAGGCTGTAGAAGCCGCCAGGGCTGCTTTACCGGTATGGTCCCGCATGCCTGTAAAAGAACGGGTGCAGGTATTCTTCCGGTATAAAACATTGCTGGAAAGAGACCTGCAGCAGCTCGCCTCACTCATCAGTGAAGAGAATGGCAAAACCATTGGAGAATCTGTAGCCGAGGTAGAAAAGTGCATAGAGCTAACGGAGTTTGCCTGCTCCATACCGCAGTTGGTAACAGGTGAAATACTCGAAGTAAGCAAAGGTGTTGAATGCAGAACAGAACGCGTACCTGTGGGTATTGTGGCATCCATTGTGCCCTTTAACTTTCCTGCTATGGTACCCAACTGGACAATACCCAATGCTCTTGCTTTGGGCAATTGCATGATCATAAAACCATCTGAAAAAGTACCGCTTACGCTTGCGAAGATTGCATTGCTGTTAAAAGAAGCGGGTTTGCCAGACGGGGTATTTAATATTGTAAACGGCGATCATACAATTGTAAATGCCATATGTGCGCATCCTTCCATACATGCGGTAACCTTTGTTGGTTCTACCAAAGTAGCAAAGCATGTTTACCGCCAGGCCACGCAACAGCTTAAGCTGTGCCTTGCCTTGGGCGGTGCAAAAAACCACCTCATTGTTTTGCCAGATGCCAAAGCTGATATGACTGCGCAGAATGTTGTGGCATCTATGAGTGGTTGTGCCGGCCAACGTTGTATGGCTGCATCTGCCATGGTAGCCGTTGGTGGTGTTGATCATATTATTCAAAAGATCTGCGACGAAGCCAAAAAAGTAATACCCGGAACAAACCTTGGTGCTGTTATCAATAAAGCAGCGCAGCAAAGAATTGAACAATACATTACAGAAGCGGAACAGCAGGGAGCAAAAATTCTGGTAGATGGCCGTAAGGCGGTGGTGGAGGGCAAAGAAGACGGCTCTTATGTTGGCCCGACCGTTATAGATTTTGTAACACCGGGCATGGCTGTTGCAAAAGAAGAAATATTCGGGCCGGTTATCTGCATCATGCGTGCTGACAGTCTTGATGAAGCAATCAGCATTGAGAACAGCAATATATACGGCAACGCGGCAAGTGTATTTACACAAAATGGCAGCTATGCACGTTACGTAATAGAACGGGCAAGTGCCGGTATGATCGGTGTGAATGTTGGTGTACCTGTACCAAGAGAACCGTTTTCTTTTGGTGGCTGGAATGAAAGCAAGTTTGGCACTGGCGATATTACAGGCAGGAGTTCAATAGAATTTTTTACAAAGCTGAAAAAATCAACTGTAAAATGGAATCCTGAAGCGGGTGTAAACTGGATGAGCTGA
- a CDS encoding phosphotransferase enzyme family protein — translation MTTDILKRFSLNTDEVQIQPFGSGLINHTWLVKNGPKQYILQRINTQVFTLPQNIDNNISRLATYLHKHSPGYLFTTPINTTDHKGLAEHDNASYRLFGFVEGSHSYTVVEDKELAYEAARQFGKFTRLLAGFDIDQLSITLPDFHNLSLRYSQFEKAVEGASAERLQKARSSINILIHNRDIVTAFENILHNPAFKKRVTHHDTKISNVLFDSNNKGLCVIDLDTVMPGYFISDVGDMMRTYLSPAGEEETDFSKIDIREDYFDAIVKGYLGEMAEELTTTEKNYFIYAGKFMIYMQALRFLADYLNNDIYYGARYPGHNLNRTINQITLLQKLQQKEPALSQLVTGALQHI, via the coding sequence ATGACAACCGATATTCTCAAAAGGTTTAGTCTGAACACCGATGAAGTGCAAATTCAACCGTTTGGCAGTGGCCTTATCAATCATACATGGCTTGTAAAAAATGGCCCAAAACAATATATCCTGCAACGCATCAACACGCAGGTATTTACACTTCCTCAAAATATAGACAACAATATCTCCCGGCTGGCAACATACCTGCACAAACACTCCCCGGGCTATTTATTTACCACACCCATTAACACGACCGATCATAAAGGCCTGGCGGAACATGACAACGCCAGTTACAGGCTCTTTGGTTTTGTGGAAGGTTCTCATTCCTACACCGTGGTGGAAGATAAAGAACTCGCTTACGAAGCAGCCAGGCAGTTTGGCAAATTTACACGTTTGCTTGCCGGCTTCGATATTGATCAGCTGAGCATAACGTTACCGGATTTCCATAACCTCTCACTCCGGTATTCGCAGTTTGAAAAAGCTGTGGAAGGCGCTTCCGCAGAGCGTTTACAAAAAGCCAGGTCTTCCATAAACATACTTATACACAACAGGGATATTGTAACCGCATTTGAAAATATTCTCCATAACCCGGCATTTAAGAAACGTGTTACCCACCACGACACAAAGATCAGCAACGTACTGTTCGACAGCAACAACAAAGGCCTTTGCGTAATAGATCTCGACACCGTAATGCCCGGCTATTTTATAAGTGATGTAGGCGATATGATGCGTACCTATCTTTCTCCGGCTGGCGAAGAAGAAACAGACTTTTCCAAAATAGACATACGCGAAGATTATTTTGATGCTATTGTAAAAGGCTACCTCGGTGAGATGGCAGAAGAGCTTACAACAACAGAAAAAAATTATTTCATTTATGCAGGAAAGTTTATGATATACATGCAGGCCCTGCGCTTTCTTGCCGATTATCTTAACAACGATATTTATTACGGTGCCAGGTATCCCGGTCACAACCTCAACCGCACCATCAACCAAATAACACTGCTACAAAAACTACAGCAAAAAGAACCTGCACTATCGCAGCTCGTTACAGGCGCTTTACAGCATATATAG
- a CDS encoding LacI family DNA-binding transcriptional regulator, with protein sequence MINKQPTIKEIARRLNISVSTVSRALHDHASIGLRTKMQVKKLAEELNYEPNQTAIFFQQRKTFTIGVILPHLGESFFSEAISGVEDVTAKNKYTVLLGQSHDEVEKEKQLIEKMKMHRVDGMLVSIAKSTTTYEHFEVLKKANIPVVFFDRIPRMQDINYVACNMVSGTMQAVKFLLQKGHRVIGLLNGPENLFACKERQEGYVQALIKNRIKFDPSLVVNTDLSPDGNVKAVKELLAHKRKVTAVVVFNDYVAMDAMHYTQQQKLKLNKDICFVSYANLPFTNYLKYSPMASVEQFPYKQGQKATEMLIELLEKTDDSALPSYYKIILDSQLMINNA encoded by the coding sequence ATGATTAATAAACAACCGACAATCAAGGAAATAGCGCGCCGGTTAAACATCTCTGTATCAACCGTGTCAAGAGCATTGCACGATCATGCCAGTATTGGTTTACGCACTAAAATGCAGGTAAAAAAACTGGCAGAAGAATTAAACTATGAGCCCAACCAGACAGCCATTTTCTTTCAGCAGCGTAAAACATTTACCATTGGTGTTATACTGCCGCATCTTGGTGAGTCTTTCTTCTCCGAAGCCATCAGCGGCGTAGAAGATGTTACTGCAAAAAACAAATACACAGTGTTGCTTGGCCAATCGCACGATGAGGTAGAGAAAGAGAAACAACTGATCGAAAAAATGAAGATGCACCGTGTTGATGGCATGCTTGTTTCAATTGCAAAGAGCACCACTACCTACGAACATTTTGAAGTGCTGAAGAAGGCAAATATCCCGGTTGTTTTCTTTGACCGTATACCGCGTATGCAGGATATCAATTATGTTGCCTGCAATATGGTATCAGGTACCATGCAGGCCGTGAAGTTCCTTTTGCAAAAAGGGCATCGCGTAATAGGTTTACTCAACGGCCCTGAAAACCTGTTTGCCTGTAAAGAGCGACAGGAAGGCTACGTACAGGCGCTCATCAAAAACAGGATAAAGTTCGACCCTTCCCTTGTGGTAAATACCGACCTTTCTCCTGATGGTAATGTAAAAGCGGTAAAAGAATTACTTGCGCACAAAAGAAAGGTTACCGCCGTGGTTGTCTTCAATGATTATGTGGCCATGGACGCCATGCACTATACGCAGCAACAAAAGCTAAAGCTTAATAAAGACATTTGTTTTGTCAGCTATGCCAATCTCCCGTTTACCAATTATTTAAAATACAGCCCGATGGCTTCTGTAGAACAGTTCCCTTACAAACAGGGGCAAAAAGCCACAGAAATGCTGATCGAACTACTGGAAAAAACAGACGACAGTGCACTGCCATCCTATTACAAAATCATACTCGACTCACAACTGATGATCAACAATGCATAG